From a single Pyxicephalus adspersus chromosome 11, UCB_Pads_2.0, whole genome shotgun sequence genomic region:
- the LOC140340610 gene encoding phospholipase A2 inhibitor and Ly6/PLAUR domain-containing protein-like isoform X2: protein MERLLTFVCLSTVISLGHAIHCTVCRSEGGDFTCSGDDKECGRDYVCASTSTITVMEGLSTKSFSRTCARRNNCGASGSIVFQGGYFKTATSCCTSDYCTPTSPILPQDGIRRNGLTCRSCTSLESNWCHTKETIDCTGDENRCILQTDVYSGKKYAKMAMRGCGTKAICDLGSQTFSFGGVSLSREITCTSHGLSLHANVLLVAIVALLAHRLMP from the exons ATGGAACGTTTGCTGACATTCGTCTGTCTGTCCACCGTCATTTCTCTGG gtcatgCAATTCATTGCACCGTGTGCAGATCTGAAGGAGGAGACTTTACTTGTAGCGGAGATGACAAAGAGTGTGGAAGAGATTATGTGTGTGCCTCTACCAGCACAATAACCGTGATGG AGGGACTTAGTACCAAATCCTTCTCCAGGACATGCGCAAGACGAAATAACTGTGGAGCATCCGGGAGCATTGTCTTCCAGGGAGGATATTTTAAAACAGCCACATCCTGCTGTACCTCTGATTACTGCACCCCAACTAGTCCTATAT TGCCTCAAGATGGGATTCGCCGTAATGGACTGACATGTCGAAGCTGCACATCTCTCGAGTCCAACTGGTGCCATACTAAAGAGACAATAGATTGCACTGGAGATGAAAACCGATGTATTCTACAGACAGATGTGTATTCAG GAAAGAAGTATGCCAAGATGGCTATGCGTGGATGTGGCACCAAAGCAATCTGTGATCTCGGAAGTCAGACTTTCAGCTTCGGAGGTGTTAGCCTAAGCCGAGAGATCACCTGTACGAGTCACGGTCTCAGCCTACATGCCAATGTATTGTTGGTTGCAATAGTTGCTTTGCTTGCACACAGACTCATGCCCTAG
- the LOC140340610 gene encoding phospholipase A2 inhibitor and Ly6/PLAUR domain-containing protein-like isoform X1, producing the protein MGTLITLTCILSTLIAVGHAIHCTVCRSEGGDFTCSGDDKECGRDYVCASTSTITVMEGLSTKSFSRTCARRNNCGASGSIVFQGGYFKTATSCCTSDYCTPTSPILPQDGIRRNGLTCRSCTSLESNWCHTKETIDCTGDENRCILQTDVYSGKKYAKMAMRGCGTKAICDLGSQTFSFGGVSLSREITCTSHGLSLHANVLLVAIVALLAHRLMP; encoded by the exons ATGGGCACACTGATAACACTCACCTGCATCCTCTCCACCCTTATTGCCGTAG gtcatgCAATTCATTGCACCGTGTGCAGATCTGAAGGAGGAGACTTTACTTGTAGCGGAGATGACAAAGAGTGTGGAAGAGATTATGTGTGTGCCTCTACCAGCACAATAACCGTGATGG AGGGACTTAGTACCAAATCCTTCTCCAGGACATGCGCAAGACGAAATAACTGTGGAGCATCCGGGAGCATTGTCTTCCAGGGAGGATATTTTAAAACAGCCACATCCTGCTGTACCTCTGATTACTGCACCCCAACTAGTCCTATAT TGCCTCAAGATGGGATTCGCCGTAATGGACTGACATGTCGAAGCTGCACATCTCTCGAGTCCAACTGGTGCCATACTAAAGAGACAATAGATTGCACTGGAGATGAAAACCGATGTATTCTACAGACAGATGTGTATTCAG GAAAGAAGTATGCCAAGATGGCTATGCGTGGATGTGGCACCAAAGCAATCTGTGATCTCGGAAGTCAGACTTTCAGCTTCGGAGGTGTTAGCCTAAGCCGAGAGATCACCTGTACGAGTCACGGTCTCAGCCTACATGCCAATGTATTGTTGGTTGCAATAGTTGCTTTGCTTGCACACAGACTCATGCCCTAG
- the LOC140340605 gene encoding E3 ubiquitin/ISG15 ligase TRIM25-like, translating into MAVADLREELNCSICLNVFEDPVMLKCGHNFCSTCITNVLRAQEGSGVYSCPQCRMQFQEQPALQRNIVLRNIIAHFQSTHSKEEPTGILCTYCINFSAPAVKTCINCEASLCEGHVKVHNKSSEHVLIEPTSCLENRKCSMHKKILEYYCCKDSICICVSCRLDGIHKGHQVKTVQDAFEQKRGELKNVLEDLSSQKEEATNKIQTLKDEKDKEMKNAANLHKTILDLFTNIKKKLNTLEKQVLKEVCRQKAETSKSATELIQNLEVNIDKISKKIIKLEKIYSLVDPITFLQDRDDENHSKEEDRKSLEKKTRKEMEYLHEGMIYIQLCKGLCHIVNQVKLDVLQAGSDVVLDDDTAGNSLHISEDFKTVSSTKIPNSYPMILKRFTFNQVLSKNIFSFGQHYWEVETSKEGNWRIGVAYASIDTKKNQSALGNNKKSWCLRRFNDHYSVMHDDNVLSLTHASSCNSFGVYLDYEAGRLAFYELGDPITYLYTFNTTFTEPVHAAFLVSASSLKVMSMTC; encoded by the coding sequence ATGGCAGTTGCCGATCTGAGAGAAGAGCTAAACTGCTCCATCTGCCTGAATGTTTTTGAAGACCCGGTCATGCTGaaatgtggacacaacttttgttccACCTGTATAACAAATGTATTGAGAGCACAAGAAGGATCTGGAGTGTATTCCTGTCCACAATGCAGAATGCAATTTCAAGAGCAACCTGCCCTACAGAGAAATATTGTTTTAAGGAACATCATAGCACATTTCCAATCTACTCATTCCAAGGAAGAGCCAACTGGAATTTTGTGTACCTACTGTATTAATTTTTCAGCACCAGCTGTGAAGACGTGCATCAATTGTGAGGCTTCTCTGTGCGAGGGTCACGTCAAAGTGCATAATAAATCATCGGAACATGTATTGATTGAGCCCACCAGTTGCTTGGAGAACAGAAAATGTTCCATGCACAAGAAAATCTTGGAGTATTATTGTTGTAAGGATTCTATCTGTATCTGTGTGTCTTGTAGATTGGATGGAATACATAAAGGCCATCAGGTTAAAACGGTCCAAGATGCTTTTGAGCAGAAGAGAGGAGAGTTAAAGAATGTTCTTGAAGATTTGTCCTCCCAGAAAGAAGAGGCCACAAACAAAATTCAGACTCTTAAGGATGAGAAGGACAAAGAAATGAAGAACGCAGCCAATTTACATAAGACAATCTTGGACTTATTTACTAACATCAAGAAAAAGTTGAATACTTTGGAGAAACAGGTGCTTAAGGAGGTTTGTAGGCAAAAAGCAGAGACTTCAAAATCTGCAACTGAACTCATTCAGAATCTAGAAGTGAATATTGACAAAATCTCAAAGAAGATtataaagctggagaagatatacaGCTTGGTGGATCCCATTACCTTTTTACAAGACAGAGATGATGAAAATCATTCTAAGGAAGAGGATCGTAAATCCttggagaaaaaaacaaggaaagaaatGGAATATCTCCATGAAGGAATGATTTACATACAATTATGTAAGGGTTTATGTCACATTGTCAATCAGGTAAAGCTGGATGTTTTACAGGCTGGTTCAGACGTTGTACTAGATGATGATACGGCAGGGAACAGTTTGCATATTTCTGAAGACTTCAAAACGGTCTCATCAACAAAAATACCCAATAGTTATCCTATGATTCTAAAAAGATTTACCTTTAACCAAGTcctaagtaaaaatattttttcttttgggcaGCATTACTGGGAAGTGGAAACAAGCAAAGAGGGTAACTGGAGAATAGGGGTAGCTTATGCAAGTATTGACACTAAAAAGAACCAGAGTGCCCTTGGAAATAATAAGAAGTCTTGGTGTCTGCGAAGGTTTAATGATCACTATTCTGTAATGCATGATGATAATGTATTAAGTTTAACGCATGCATCTTCCTGTAATAGTTTTGGGGTCTATCTGGATTATGAGGCAGGTCGACTGGCCTTTTATGAGCTGGGTGATCCGATTACATACTTATATACCTTTAATACCACTTTCACCGAACCCGTTCATGCTGCTTTTTTAGTATCTGCCAGTTCTTTGAAAGTTATGAGCATGACTTGTTGA
- the LOC140340607 gene encoding phospholipase A2 inhibitor and Ly6/PLAUR domain-containing protein-like isoform X2 yields the protein MGPDASTCVGTSQTCPSDHACGAVRTVTQLGENKVDIYVISCVPVKECNSPGSISVPNGKIRRGISCCYTSNCTPPEPRLPADVKEANGLVCGTCLTESSTFCSAEEVMECTGKEDMCLFQTSVTTGIISTQEALRGCSTKTYCDLGEQSVKSAQMSIELTYSCTPGENQTKIAPTELDNVGNSHNGHSPSTTLICFFLLLLLCSKW from the exons ATGGGTCCAGATGCATCGACCTGCGTTGGTACAAGTCAGACATGCCCCTCTGACCACGCGTGCGGTGCTGTTCGCACAGTTACCCAACTCG GTGAAAATAAAGTGGACATATATGTCATTTCATGCGTGCCTGTGAAGGAGTGCAACAGCCCTGGAAGTATCAGTGTCCCAAATGGAAAGATACGGAGAGGAATCAGCTGTTGTTACACCAGCAACTGTACCCCACCTGAACCCCGAT TACCGGCGGATGTCAAAGAAGCCAACGGACTGGTCTGTGGAACATGTTTGACTGAATCTTCAACTTTCTGCTCTGCGGAGGAGGTAATGGAATGTACCGGAAAGGAAGACATGTGCCTCTTCCAAACTTCTGTCACCACAG GTATCATCTCCACCCAGGAGGCCTTACGAGGTTGCTCTACCAAAACCTACTGCGATCTTGGAGAGCAGTCTGTGAAATCTGCCCAAATGAGTATTGAGCTGACTTATAGTTGTACTCCGGGGGAAAATCAAACAAAGATTGCTCCAACTGAACTGGATAATGTAGGAAACTCCCACAATGGACACTCTCCATCCACaactttaatctgtttttttctgttgcttctTCTTTGCAGTAAATGGTAA
- the LOC140340607 gene encoding phospholipase A2 inhibitor NAI-like isoform X1 — translation MRSLLGFLCVLSAFTATGHALTCKLCMGPDASTCVGTSQTCPSDHACGAVRTVTQLGENKVDIYVISCVPVKECNSPGSISVPNGKIRRGISCCYTSNCTPPEPRLPADVKEANGLVCGTCLTESSTFCSAEEVMECTGKEDMCLFQTSVTTGIISTQEALRGCSTKTYCDLGEQSVKSAQMSIELTYSCTPGENQTKIAPTELDNVGNSHNGHSPSTTLICFFLLLLLCSKW, via the exons ATGAGATCGCTTCTGGGATTTCTATGTGTGCTCTCAGCTTTCACGGCAACTG gTCATGCTCTCACATGTAAGTTATGCATGGGTCCAGATGCATCGACCTGCGTTGGTACAAGTCAGACATGCCCCTCTGACCACGCGTGCGGTGCTGTTCGCACAGTTACCCAACTCG GTGAAAATAAAGTGGACATATATGTCATTTCATGCGTGCCTGTGAAGGAGTGCAACAGCCCTGGAAGTATCAGTGTCCCAAATGGAAAGATACGGAGAGGAATCAGCTGTTGTTACACCAGCAACTGTACCCCACCTGAACCCCGAT TACCGGCGGATGTCAAAGAAGCCAACGGACTGGTCTGTGGAACATGTTTGACTGAATCTTCAACTTTCTGCTCTGCGGAGGAGGTAATGGAATGTACCGGAAAGGAAGACATGTGCCTCTTCCAAACTTCTGTCACCACAG GTATCATCTCCACCCAGGAGGCCTTACGAGGTTGCTCTACCAAAACCTACTGCGATCTTGGAGAGCAGTCTGTGAAATCTGCCCAAATGAGTATTGAGCTGACTTATAGTTGTACTCCGGGGGAAAATCAAACAAAGATTGCTCCAACTGAACTGGATAATGTAGGAAACTCCCACAATGGACACTCTCCATCCACaactttaatctgtttttttctgttgcttctTCTTTGCAGTAAATGGTAA
- the LOC140340608 gene encoding phospholipase A2 inhibitor and Ly6/PLAUR domain-containing protein-like, which yields MASCMLGIFCVLSILAGFGHSLTCKVCMQSFSSYCSGTDVVCPAGHACASSYTLTTGDGSKLSEEFARGCVPTSRCNKTSSLSLPRGKIKMGVSCCFQDNCLPPFPTLPKDNFDPNGVTCATCSSADSDWCYTKDTMKCNGDENMCILESSHYYKPVDSLLSLRGCATKSMCDLGMQAISYGQLKMTMNITCTSAGSPLYSHLQLLFSFIVASVLSFRMMI from the exons GCCATTCCCTTACATGTAAGGTTTGTATGCAATCATTCTCCTCGTATTGCTCTGGTACCGATGTGGTCTGCCCTGCAGGACATGCCTGTGCTTCATCATACACCTTGACAACTGGGG ATGGATCGAAACTGAGTGAGGAATTTGCCAGGGGATGTGTCCCTACAAGTCGGTGTAATAAAACGAGCAGTTTAAGCTTGCCCCGTGGCAAGATAAAGATGGGTGTATCCTGTTGTTTCCAAGATAACTGTCTTCCACCATTTCCAACCT tgcctaAAGACAACTTTGATCCAAATGGAGTGACCTGTGCAACATGTAGCTCCGCAGATTCAGATTGGTGTTACACAAAGGATACTATGAAATGTAATGGGGATGAAAATATGTGCATTCTGGAATCCTCTCATTATTACA AGCCAGTAGACTCACTGTTATCACTTCGCGGATGTGCCACAAAAAGTATGTGCGATCTTGGAATGCAGGCAATCTCGTATGGTCAACTTAAGATGACGATGAACATCACTTGTACCAGTGCGGGGTCTCCTCTGTACAGCCATCTCCAACTCCTCTTCAGTTTCATTGTTGCTTCAGTCCTAAGTTTTAGGATGATGATATAG